In Sphingobacterium sp. PCS056, the following proteins share a genomic window:
- a CDS encoding M16 family metallopeptidase, whose translation MEYEIIRLSNGIRVVFQPQNLPITHACMLINAGSRDEKEGKFGVAHFIEHLLFKRTERRSTNQILNHLEAVGGDLNAYTTKEYTCVHASFLTPYLDRALDLFEDIFFHSTFPEEELEKEKSVIVDEMASYLDSPEESIVDDFEDLLFEKSGLGHNILGLEEQLLALTKNDIHDFIQSNYDTNEIVISITGDYTLKQVERLANKIFAPVAENKIQRERNDVVPVLVSHVESPKPINQVHYMLGAHAYSFRDDRKTGLLLLNNMLGGMGMSSILNLSIREKHGIAYTIESNYTMFSDSGLFSIYLGTDEEKIEKAKKLVFKELNKLCDREMTSGQLQKAKRKFIGQIALSEENRMSMIIAAAKNVMDYNRIIELDVIIEKIKTITAVELLEISRDILDPTNMTSLSFVPED comes from the coding sequence ATGGAATACGAAATAATACGCTTATCCAATGGTATTCGTGTGGTTTTTCAACCACAAAATTTACCGATTACACATGCCTGCATGTTGATCAATGCTGGCTCGAGAGATGAAAAAGAAGGTAAATTTGGTGTTGCACATTTTATTGAGCACCTCCTTTTTAAAAGAACTGAACGTAGAAGCACGAACCAAATTTTGAATCACTTGGAAGCTGTTGGTGGAGATCTGAATGCCTATACAACTAAAGAATATACCTGTGTGCACGCTTCTTTTTTGACACCCTATTTGGATAGAGCATTGGACTTGTTTGAAGATATATTTTTTCATTCGACTTTTCCAGAGGAGGAATTAGAGAAAGAGAAGTCAGTTATTGTAGATGAAATGGCTTCTTACTTGGATAGTCCTGAAGAATCGATCGTAGATGATTTTGAGGATCTTTTATTTGAGAAATCGGGTTTGGGACACAATATACTAGGACTTGAAGAGCAATTGTTAGCCCTTACAAAAAATGATATTCATGATTTTATTCAATCCAATTACGACACAAACGAAATCGTAATCTCGATTACGGGAGATTATACGCTAAAGCAGGTGGAGCGATTGGCTAATAAAATATTTGCGCCCGTTGCTGAAAATAAAATTCAAAGAGAACGAAATGACGTGGTTCCTGTATTAGTCAGTCATGTGGAGTCTCCAAAACCAATCAATCAGGTACATTATATGTTGGGGGCTCATGCTTATAGTTTCCGTGATGATCGTAAGACAGGCTTATTACTGCTTAATAATATGTTAGGGGGAATGGGAATGAGTTCGATATTGAATCTTTCTATTCGTGAAAAACATGGTATCGCCTATACTATTGAATCGAACTATACGATGTTTTCTGACTCAGGCCTATTTAGTATATATCTTGGAACGGATGAAGAGAAAATAGAAAAGGCTAAAAAATTAGTTTTTAAAGAACTCAATAAATTATGCGACAGAGAGATGACATCTGGACAGCTCCAAAAAGCCAAACGTAAATTTATCGGTCAAATCGCACTATCTGAAGAAAATAGAATGAGTATGATTATTGCGGCCGCAAAAAATGTGATGGATTATAATCGTATCATAGAATTGGATGTTATCATTGAAAAGATAAAAACAATCACAGCTGTAGAATTACTGGAAATATCGAGAGATATTTTGGATCCTACGAATATGACATCGCTAAGTTTTGTACCTGAAGATTAG
- a CDS encoding GNAT family N-acetyltransferase, whose amino-acid sequence MLTFEKLTFENIDTIVSMMQDFYAIDGYDMDPAVSRENFKTFLDDQNLGQSWLIKENDLVLGYIIVVYFFSFEFKGRVALLDELFLNADARGKGVGRKAVEFVKDYVQEQGCKLVLLEVESHNLPAQKLYESQGFDFHPRNIMRYSIKNN is encoded by the coding sequence ATGCTCACATTTGAAAAATTAACATTTGAAAATATCGATACCATTGTTTCCATGATGCAAGATTTCTATGCCATTGATGGATATGATATGGATCCTGCTGTAAGTCGAGAAAATTTTAAAACTTTTCTTGATGATCAAAACTTGGGTCAGTCTTGGCTAATTAAAGAAAATGATTTAGTGCTTGGTTATATTATTGTTGTTTATTTCTTTAGCTTTGAATTTAAGGGAAGGGTAGCTTTGTTGGACGAGTTATTTCTCAATGCTGATGCTAGAGGTAAAGGCGTAGGGAGAAAAGCTGTTGAGTTTGTCAAGGATTATGTTCAAGAGCAAGGATGTAAACTGGTATTATTAGAGGTTGAGTCTCATAATTTACCTGCGCAAAAACTGTATGAAAGTCAAGGGTTTGATTTTCACCCCAGAAATATAATGCGATACAGCATTAAGAATAATTAA